A DNA window from Acetobacter aceti NBRC 14818 contains the following coding sequences:
- a CDS encoding sorbitol dehydrogenase family protein, producing MADNSSSLWMVSPNRMRLSRLLRMSRRDVLLGGMGTVAAGGLVSARAAEPDAHGSNVPGQPSLLSVNDPLVKQFLDLSHRLTDRDALDEWIAAALCTNIVQSDAKRKEQLQGMHALLEGGQFASASDFARAAEKHDPAFKDVIHDIMAGWYRGVANGKVVVYRSALMFDITKDAVYPKTYAAGGPFYWTSKPPEVDPPKGQPALSPSKFVVEPT from the coding sequence ATGGCAGATAACTCTTCATCGCTCTGGATGGTTTCTCCCAACAGAATGCGTTTGAGCAGATTGCTGCGAATGTCGCGGCGCGATGTTCTGCTGGGCGGCATGGGAACGGTCGCAGCGGGAGGCCTTGTCTCCGCCCGGGCGGCGGAGCCGGATGCACACGGGTCGAATGTGCCGGGGCAGCCATCGCTGCTTTCGGTCAATGACCCTCTGGTGAAACAGTTTCTGGACCTGTCGCATCGCCTGACGGATCGGGATGCTCTGGATGAGTGGATCGCTGCCGCGCTCTGCACAAACATCGTGCAGTCTGATGCAAAGCGGAAAGAGCAGCTTCAGGGCATGCATGCCCTGCTTGAGGGAGGGCAGTTCGCCTCCGCGTCCGACTTTGCACGTGCTGCGGAAAAACACGATCCAGCGTTCAAGGACGTGATCCATGACATCATGGCGGGCTGGTATCGTGGCGTCGCCAACGGCAAGGTCGTGGTTTATCGCTCGGCCCTGATGTTCGATATCACCAAGGATGCCGTCTATCCGAAGACATATGCTGCTGGTGGACCGTTCTACTGGACGTCGAAACCACCTGAAGTTGACCCACCGAAAGGTCAGCCCGCTCTGTCTCCGTCGAAATTCGTCGTCGAACCGACCTGA
- a CDS encoding GMC family oxidoreductase produces the protein MSSENLSADVVIVGSGVAGSSIANELVRAGISVIVLEAGPRVDRQHFVENFRNLENKPSYQEPFPSVPWAPHPPDQRTPNEYLHTTGPDAEAYQQVYLRMIGGTTWHWAGCAWRYLPSDFELKTRFGQGRDWALKYDDLEPFYYQAEVMMGVCGPDPAVEDLGSPRKQPYPMDALPISYAAQQFRKLISEKTPWRVVHEPQARNTRPYDNRPTCEGHNNCMPICPIGAMYNGSYSVYDAEAAGAKFIPNAVVYKIERDPANKLVTAVHYLDPDKGSHRVTGKYFVIAAHCIETAKLLLVAADEKSPTGVANSSDQVGRNMMDHTGVQVTFISGDKALWPGRGPLETNVIDNFRDGEWRKERGAYLVHMVDDNQVDLATQMAIAKGYVGRELEERIRYLAAHTVRLFSHNEALPDPDNRLTLSKTRKDVLGIPHPDVYYKLPEYTVRSCEHTRKVFRELIGLMHGTDEQWTPGYFPQDHPSGSTIMGVDPKDSVVDGHCRTHDHENLFIASSSVFSTVGTGNITLTVSALALRVADTLKKELNHA, from the coding sequence ATGTCTTCAGAAAATCTCTCCGCCGATGTCGTCATCGTCGGGTCCGGTGTGGCGGGCAGTTCGATCGCCAATGAACTGGTGCGTGCGGGTATTTCCGTCATCGTGCTGGAAGCAGGCCCGCGTGTAGACCGCCAGCATTTTGTGGAAAATTTCCGTAATCTGGAAAACAAGCCGTCCTATCAGGAGCCGTTCCCCTCTGTGCCTTGGGCACCCCATCCGCCCGATCAGCGCACACCCAACGAGTATCTGCACACGACTGGTCCGGACGCGGAGGCCTATCAGCAGGTCTACCTGCGGATGATCGGTGGTACGACCTGGCACTGGGCCGGATGTGCCTGGCGTTATCTGCCTTCGGATTTCGAGCTGAAAACCCGCTTTGGTCAGGGCCGTGACTGGGCTCTGAAATATGATGATCTCGAGCCGTTCTATTATCAGGCGGAAGTGATGATGGGTGTCTGCGGCCCTGATCCCGCCGTCGAGGATCTCGGTTCGCCGCGCAAACAGCCTTATCCGATGGATGCGCTGCCCATTTCCTATGCCGCGCAGCAGTTCCGCAAGCTGATCAGTGAAAAGACGCCTTGGCGCGTGGTGCATGAGCCTCAGGCCCGCAACACACGCCCTTACGATAACCGTCCGACCTGTGAAGGTCATAACAACTGCATGCCGATCTGCCCGATCGGGGCGATGTATAACGGCAGTTACTCGGTCTATGATGCCGAGGCGGCTGGCGCGAAGTTCATTCCCAACGCCGTTGTCTACAAGATCGAGCGGGATCCGGCGAACAAGCTTGTCACCGCGGTGCATTATCTCGACCCGGACAAGGGCTCCCATCGCGTCACCGGAAAATACTTCGTCATTGCGGCGCACTGCATCGAGACGGCCAAGCTCCTGCTTGTGGCGGCTGACGAAAAAAGTCCCACAGGCGTCGCCAACAGTTCCGATCAGGTTGGTCGCAACATGATGGATCACACGGGCGTTCAGGTGACCTTCATCAGCGGTGACAAGGCTTTGTGGCCGGGACGTGGTCCGCTGGAGACCAATGTGATCGACAACTTCCGCGATGGTGAGTGGCGGAAGGAGCGTGGCGCCTATCTGGTGCACATGGTGGATGACAATCAGGTCGATCTCGCGACCCAGATGGCCATCGCCAAAGGTTATGTCGGGCGTGAACTCGAAGAGCGCATCCGTTATCTGGCCGCGCACACAGTGCGCCTGTTCAGCCATAATGAGGCGCTACCCGATCCGGACAACCGTCTGACGCTCAGTAAAACCCGCAAAGATGTTCTCGGGATTCCGCATCCGGATGTTTACTACAAACTGCCGGAATATACGGTGCGCAGCTGTGAGCATACCCGCAAGGTGTTCCGTGAACTGATCGGGCTCATGCACGGCACGGATGAGCAGTGGACGCCTGGGTATTTTCCACAGGATCATCCCTCAGGCAGCACCATAATGGGCGTGGATCCGAAAGATTCCGTTGTGGACGGTCATTGTCGCACGCACGACCATGAAAACCTGTTCATCGCCAGTTCTTCCGTCTTTTCGACGGTGGGCACCGGCAACATTACCCTGACGGTTTCGGCACTGGCTCTGCGCGTCGCCGATACGCTGAAAAAAGAGCTGAACCATGCCTGA
- a CDS encoding class I SAM-dependent RNA methyltransferase: MARKAEGRGRRRPHSRQTPATAIDPTPRRYRIEALGVSGDGIGRLTDAGVQQATPVFIPYTAPGDEVLARSTGKDRATIQEICVAAPERVTPPCSLFGTCGGCSLQHLSAEWILKWKTTEVLTGLHRAGVVDLPPAASFQTPSASRRRADLAVKRKHDGVILGLHRRGGDVVDLTECSLLHPDIVKLLPALRTAMERLDLFRREADLVINLLDSGPDLLLASDAPPSTADRIKLAAFCKSHCISRLCWKEKASQENPEILVQLAPSVIAFDGVAIEPPSGAFLQASREGETAIRTAVLDALPPSTGRKAKIIELYAGCGTLTFGLSTHARVEAYEGHPGAVEALTRASAGRNITPHLRDLNKQPVEAKELSSALAVVLDPPHAGAGLQMDDILDARPRVIIYVSCNPRILYRDTERLLKAGYRIDALTIIDQFLWSAETEVVCRFSHSSKKREKTNNK; the protein is encoded by the coding sequence ATGGCACGGAAAGCTGAAGGGAGAGGCCGTCGGCGGCCTCATTCTCGTCAGACTCCCGCTACAGCCATTGATCCGACGCCCCGGCGCTATCGCATTGAAGCGCTCGGTGTCAGTGGTGATGGTATTGGCCGTCTGACAGATGCCGGAGTCCAGCAAGCGACTCCCGTCTTTATCCCTTATACGGCACCCGGCGATGAGGTTCTTGCCCGCAGCACGGGTAAGGATCGAGCGACTATTCAGGAAATCTGTGTCGCTGCGCCAGAGCGTGTGACGCCACCCTGCTCCCTGTTCGGAACCTGTGGGGGCTGCTCTCTTCAGCACCTTTCCGCAGAGTGGATACTAAAGTGGAAGACGACTGAGGTCCTGACGGGACTACACCGGGCCGGCGTAGTTGATCTTCCTCCGGCTGCATCATTTCAGACGCCGTCTGCCTCACGTCGCCGTGCCGATCTTGCTGTAAAACGCAAGCATGATGGCGTCATCCTTGGACTGCACCGACGCGGTGGCGATGTTGTCGATCTGACGGAATGCTCGCTGCTACATCCGGATATCGTCAAACTTCTCCCTGCGCTTCGCACAGCAATGGAACGTCTGGATCTTTTTCGCAGAGAAGCCGATCTGGTCATCAACCTCCTCGATTCCGGGCCGGATCTTCTGCTGGCGTCTGACGCGCCCCCCAGCACGGCTGACCGCATAAAACTTGCCGCATTCTGTAAGAGCCACTGTATTTCGCGCCTGTGCTGGAAGGAAAAAGCCTCGCAGGAGAATCCGGAAATTCTCGTGCAGCTGGCGCCTTCCGTCATCGCATTCGATGGCGTGGCGATAGAGCCGCCTTCCGGCGCTTTTCTCCAGGCGAGTCGCGAAGGCGAAACGGCGATCCGCACGGCTGTTCTTGACGCTCTTCCTCCTTCAACAGGTCGAAAAGCAAAAATCATTGAATTGTATGCAGGCTGCGGCACTCTGACTTTTGGGCTCTCCACTCATGCCCGTGTTGAGGCTTACGAAGGGCATCCCGGTGCCGTAGAAGCCCTCACCCGCGCATCAGCCGGGCGCAATATCACACCCCACCTCAGAGACCTGAACAAACAGCCTGTCGAAGCAAAAGAACTGTCTTCAGCGCTGGCCGTGGTTCTCGACCCACCCCATGCCGGTGCTGGTTTGCAGATGGATGACATTCTCGACGCCCGGCCCAGGGTCATTATTTATGTCAGTTGCAACCCACGCATTCTTTACCGGGATACTGAGCGCCTTCTGAAAGCTGGTTATCGGATCGATGCCCTGACGATCATTGATCAGTTTCTCTGGTCAGCCGAGACAGAGGTCGTGTGCCGCTTTTCTCACAGTTCAAAGAAGCGCGAGAAAACAAATAATAAGTAA
- a CDS encoding electron transfer flavoprotein subunit beta/FixA family protein: MKILVPVKRVVDYNIKVLVKSDGTGVETAGLKMSMNPFDEIAVEEAVRLREKGSATEVIAVSIGVQQAQDTLRTAMAMGADRSILVLSEESPEPLAVAKVLKAIVEKEKPDLVFLGKQAIDDDMNATGQMLAGLLGWGQGTFASKVEIVDGRAEVTREVDGGTETVSLAVPAIVTADLRLNEPRYASLPNIMKAKKKPLETIQAADLGVDMTRRLTTVSVAEPPTRKAGIKVGSVAELVEKLRNEAKVI, translated from the coding sequence ATGAAGATACTTGTCCCGGTAAAGCGGGTTGTTGATTACAACATCAAGGTTCTCGTCAAATCGGACGGCACCGGCGTTGAGACGGCTGGCCTGAAGATGTCGATGAATCCCTTTGACGAAATTGCCGTCGAAGAGGCCGTCCGTCTGCGTGAAAAAGGCTCTGCGACCGAGGTGATCGCCGTGTCTATCGGTGTCCAGCAGGCACAGGATACGTTGCGTACGGCCATGGCGATGGGTGCCGACCGCTCCATTCTCGTTCTCTCGGAAGAAAGCCCGGAGCCTCTGGCTGTCGCCAAGGTGCTGAAGGCGATCGTCGAGAAAGAGAAGCCGGACCTCGTCTTCCTTGGCAAGCAGGCCATCGACGACGACATGAATGCGACGGGCCAGATGCTCGCCGGTCTGCTCGGCTGGGGTCAGGGCACCTTCGCCAGCAAGGTCGAAATCGTGGATGGTCGTGCGGAAGTCACCCGTGAAGTCGATGGCGGCACCGAGACAGTGTCGCTCGCCGTTCCGGCCATCGTCACGGCGGACCTGCGTCTCAACGAGCCGCGTTATGCTTCCCTGCCGAACATCATGAAGGCCAAGAAGAAGCCGCTTGAGACGATTCAGGCTGCGGACCTTGGCGTGGACATGACCCGTCGCCTGACGACGGTTTCCGTGGCTGAGCCGCCGACCCGCAAGGCTGGCATCAAGGTCGGCTCCGTGGCCGAACTGGTCGAGAAACTGCGCAACGAAGCGAAGGTGATCTGA
- a CDS encoding DEAD/DEAH box helicase: MSPKASDTTEKKPRKAAPRTRTRKAATTGDAVTTESAVVEAEASSAPAPKRATTRRKKAVEETVAAEVAPAAETAAPKKPTRTRRKKAETAEVETPAATDEVAEAKPAAKTPRRTTRKKAEPVVADKEETTSAEAVAEEKPVKKPRTRKAAAAKSADTEAAPAPAAKKPTRRRSTKTEAKSPDEATIENAPEAHPLHVGGALDGIVEPEAEIHPPVAPEPAAEPVKKDAAEESSQITFADLGLSEPILRAVTEMGYVHPTPIQAQAIPAVLHGQDVLGVAQTGTGKTASFTLPMLEILSGSRARARMPRSLILEPTRELALQVAENFVNYGKHLKLTHALLIGGESMADQKEVLNKGVDVLIATPGRLLDLFERGGLLLTQTRILVIDEADRMLDMGFIPDIEKIVGLLPANRQTLFFSATMAPEIRRLADAFLHSPKQITVSRPSTVATTIETGLIVVDEDDKRKVLRKLLRAENLQNAIVFCNRKRDVDVLLKSLLKHGFSAGALHGDLPQSVRFQTLEKFKSGELKILVCSDVAARGIDIGGLSHVFNFDLPFHAEDYVHRIGRTGRAGKEGKAYSLATPYDRKLAEAIETLTGKPIPRLERDGITQLEWVSEEEARGNRGKKKRNSRGSDRERDSSERPKQPEAAARKKEVEKTAAPVDAAPQAAVREDRRAPRNDRNDRNRRDDNRRRGSEIADAPNENVLGFGADLPNFMKLPRRVPVAIEATGEDGTES; the protein is encoded by the coding sequence TTGAGCCCCAAAGCTTCCGACACGACCGAGAAAAAGCCGCGTAAAGCGGCCCCCCGTACTCGCACCCGCAAGGCCGCGACGACCGGCGACGCGGTGACGACAGAGTCTGCTGTGGTTGAGGCTGAAGCCTCATCTGCGCCTGCTCCGAAGCGCGCGACGACACGACGGAAGAAAGCGGTCGAGGAAACTGTCGCAGCAGAAGTGGCTCCTGCCGCTGAAACTGCCGCTCCTAAGAAGCCCACGCGGACTCGCCGGAAAAAGGCTGAGACTGCTGAGGTGGAAACTCCGGCTGCAACGGATGAAGTCGCAGAGGCCAAGCCAGCTGCGAAAACGCCACGCCGCACGACGCGGAAAAAAGCTGAACCTGTCGTAGCGGATAAAGAGGAAACCACGTCGGCAGAGGCCGTCGCCGAGGAAAAGCCGGTCAAAAAGCCGCGCACGCGCAAGGCCGCTGCTGCGAAAAGTGCGGACACGGAAGCTGCTCCAGCGCCCGCAGCCAAAAAACCAACGCGCCGTCGCAGCACAAAAACGGAAGCCAAATCTCCGGATGAGGCTACGATCGAAAATGCGCCTGAAGCTCACCCTCTTCATGTCGGTGGCGCTCTGGACGGCATCGTCGAGCCGGAAGCCGAGATTCATCCGCCTGTAGCGCCTGAGCCAGCCGCAGAGCCTGTCAAAAAGGACGCTGCAGAAGAAAGCAGCCAGATCACATTTGCGGATCTGGGACTTTCGGAACCAATTCTGCGTGCCGTAACCGAGATGGGCTACGTCCATCCGACTCCCATTCAGGCACAGGCCATTCCCGCCGTTCTGCATGGTCAGGATGTTCTGGGTGTCGCCCAGACCGGCACGGGCAAGACGGCGTCCTTCACGCTGCCCATGCTGGAGATTCTCTCCGGCTCCCGCGCCCGCGCCCGGATGCCACGCTCGCTCATCCTTGAGCCGACGCGTGAACTGGCGCTTCAGGTCGCCGAGAATTTCGTCAATTACGGCAAGCATCTGAAACTGACGCATGCCCTTCTGATCGGCGGCGAAAGCATGGCCGACCAGAAAGAGGTGCTGAACAAGGGCGTCGATGTTCTGATCGCCACGCCAGGCCGTCTGCTTGATCTGTTCGAACGCGGTGGCTTGCTGCTGACGCAGACACGGATTCTCGTGATCGATGAAGCCGACCGCATGCTCGACATGGGCTTCATTCCGGACATTGAGAAGATTGTCGGCTTGCTTCCAGCGAATCGTCAGACGTTATTCTTCTCTGCAACAATGGCGCCTGAAATTCGTCGCCTCGCCGATGCGTTCCTTCATTCGCCCAAGCAGATAACGGTCAGCCGTCCTTCGACTGTGGCCACGACCATTGAAACAGGCCTGATTGTCGTTGACGAAGACGACAAGCGGAAAGTCCTGCGCAAGCTGCTGCGGGCTGAAAACCTTCAGAATGCGATCGTTTTCTGTAATCGCAAGCGTGATGTCGATGTTCTGCTCAAGTCACTTCTGAAGCATGGTTTTTCAGCGGGCGCCCTGCACGGTGATCTGCCGCAATCCGTCCGTTTCCAGACACTTGAAAAATTCAAGTCTGGCGAACTGAAGATTCTGGTCTGCTCTGATGTTGCCGCACGCGGCATCGATATCGGTGGACTGTCTCACGTCTTCAACTTCGATCTTCCCTTCCATGCCGAGGACTATGTCCATCGCATCGGCCGGACAGGCCGCGCTGGCAAGGAAGGCAAGGCTTACAGTCTTGCCACGCCTTACGATCGTAAACTCGCAGAAGCGATCGAAACGCTGACAGGCAAGCCCATCCCCCGTCTGGAGCGTGATGGAATCACGCAGCTTGAATGGGTGAGCGAAGAAGAAGCGCGCGGCAATCGCGGAAAGAAAAAACGCAACAGCCGCGGATCTGACCGGGAACGCGATTCTTCCGAACGGCCGAAACAGCCGGAAGCTGCTGCCCGCAAGAAAGAAGTCGAGAAAACAGCTGCTCCTGTGGACGCAGCCCCTCAGGCCGCTGTGCGTGAGGACCGCCGGGCGCCACGCAATGATCGGAACGACCGTAACCGGCGTGACGATAATCGCCGTCGCGGTTCGGAAATTGCCGATGCACCGAATGAGAATGTTCTCGGCTTCGGGGCCGACCTCCCCAACTTTATGAAGCTTCCCCGGCGTGTACCGGTCGCAATCGAAGCAACGGGCGAGGATGGCACGGAAAGCTGA
- a CDS encoding cytochrome c, which yields MPDIFKTFRSFLIAGNVLGALHAAPVLAADEKAQDSKAAAASPAPAAPAADDEALLKRGADVALAADCMACHTTKNGKPFAGGLKIATPMGNVISTNITPDPEHGIGKYTEVQFDEAVRHGIRADGVNLYPVMPYVSYAGITDQDMKALYAWFMHRVQPVASTPPETALTFPANVRSAMKVWNMLATSETPETGDSMTFDTLRRGKYLANALEHCGTCHTPRNFMLGEKTDRYLGGAELAGWYAPNITSSKTGGIGDWSEDDIVSYLKTGQAHGRAQAAGSMGEVVSFSTSKLSDPDLHALAAYIKQVPALEDDVDHKPRDSFGQPMNDPDIRTDVPKRIDNLDQMSALQIFDDNCAACHGRNGAGTADHSVPSLFSNSAVGTARPDNLIMVILNGVDRKAGDHHAFMHGFNDKSQVERLSDAEIASLVNFLMEKFGSGSVNVTPEKVAEFRKQ from the coding sequence ATGCCTGATATTTTCAAGACATTCCGTTCTTTTCTGATTGCAGGCAATGTTCTTGGTGCATTGCATGCAGCACCTGTTCTGGCAGCAGATGAAAAGGCGCAGGACAGCAAGGCTGCAGCCGCTTCTCCGGCCCCTGCCGCACCGGCTGCGGACGACGAGGCTCTGCTCAAACGCGGCGCGGACGTCGCGCTTGCTGCGGACTGCATGGCCTGTCACACGACAAAGAACGGAAAGCCATTTGCTGGCGGCCTGAAGATTGCAACCCCGATGGGGAATGTCATCTCAACCAACATCACGCCGGACCCCGAACACGGCATCGGGAAATATACGGAGGTCCAGTTCGACGAAGCCGTGCGTCACGGTATCCGTGCTGATGGGGTCAATCTCTATCCGGTCATGCCTTATGTGTCCTATGCCGGAATAACCGATCAGGACATGAAGGCGCTGTATGCTTGGTTCATGCACCGCGTGCAGCCCGTTGCGAGCACGCCTCCCGAAACAGCTCTGACATTCCCTGCTAACGTGCGGTCCGCCATGAAGGTGTGGAACATGTTGGCGACGTCTGAAACACCCGAGACGGGTGACTCCATGACGTTCGACACTCTGAGGCGCGGGAAATATCTCGCCAATGCACTGGAGCATTGCGGAACCTGCCATACGCCGCGCAACTTCATGCTGGGTGAGAAGACGGATCGTTATCTTGGCGGCGCTGAGCTGGCCGGATGGTATGCGCCCAATATCACGTCCAGCAAAACAGGTGGCATCGGAGACTGGAGCGAAGACGATATCGTCTCCTATCTGAAGACCGGTCAGGCTCATGGACGCGCTCAGGCGGCCGGTTCCATGGGAGAGGTCGTCTCTTTCAGCACGAGCAAGCTGAGCGATCCGGACCTGCATGCGCTGGCTGCCTACATCAAGCAGGTTCCGGCTCTTGAGGACGATGTGGATCACAAGCCGCGTGACAGCTTTGGCCAGCCAATGAACGATCCCGACATCCGGACAGATGTTCCGAAACGGATCGATAATCTGGATCAGATGAGCGCCCTGCAGATCTTTGATGATAACTGCGCTGCCTGTCATGGGCGGAATGGCGCCGGAACAGCTGATCATTCTGTCCCGTCGCTGTTTTCCAATTCTGCGGTGGGAACAGCTCGTCCGGATAACCTGATTATGGTGATCCTGAATGGTGTTGACCGGAAAGCTGGTGATCATCATGCGTTCATGCATGGGTTCAACGACAAGTCGCAGGTCGAACGCCTGAGCGATGCGGAAATAGCCAGTCTTGTGAATTTCCTGATGGAAAAATTCGGTTCGGGCTCGGTGAATGTCACGCCTGAAAAGGTTGCGGAATTCAGGAAGCAGTGA
- a CDS encoding electron transfer flavoprotein-ubiquinone oxidoreductase encodes MSEREAMEFDVVIVGGGPAGLAAAIRLRQLNPEANVCLIEKGSEIGAHIVSGAVIEPRALEELFPDWLERGAPLKTPVTEEEMYFLTEKKGFKIPALDRVMPHLANHGNYVVSLGDVCRWLAEQAEALGVEIYPGFAGAEVLIEKNRVVGVATGDMGITRDGEKGPNYQPGMELRAKYTLFAEGCRGSLTKQVMEHYNLRKGVDPQTYGLGIKEVWEIPAENHRPGLVVHSFGWPLDDKTYGGAWLYHFGENLVSYGFVTGLDYENTWLSPFDEMQRTKLHPVFRKHFEGGRRLIYGARALSEGGLQSIPRLTFPGGALLGDSAGFLNTPKIKGTHTAMKSGMLAAEAVIDAMKADRVEPAAYTSLVRQSWLYDELKSARNVRPAFARWGSKLGALYAGFDAMVLRGKAPWTLHFKHADNETLKPASLCTPIAYPKPDNKITFDKLSSVFLSNTNHEEDQPVHLKVRNMGLWKTVNWDVFRSPESRYCPAAVYEAVDTDTEARLVINSQNCVHCKTCDIKDPTQNIDWCTPEGAGGPNYPAGM; translated from the coding sequence ATGAGCGAACGCGAGGCGATGGAATTTGATGTCGTCATCGTGGGTGGCGGCCCGGCGGGTCTGGCGGCAGCCATCCGCCTGCGTCAGCTTAACCCCGAAGCCAATGTCTGCCTGATCGAGAAAGGCAGCGAGATCGGTGCGCATATCGTCTCCGGTGCGGTGATCGAGCCGCGCGCTCTTGAGGAACTGTTCCCCGACTGGCTGGAACGCGGCGCTCCCCTGAAGACCCCGGTGACCGAGGAGGAGATGTATTTCCTCACCGAGAAAAAGGGCTTCAAAATTCCGGCGCTCGACCGCGTGATGCCGCACCTCGCCAATCACGGGAACTATGTCGTCAGCCTCGGCGATGTCTGCCGCTGGCTGGCCGAGCAGGCGGAAGCGCTCGGCGTCGAGATCTATCCGGGCTTTGCTGGCGCGGAAGTGCTGATCGAGAAAAACCGCGTGGTGGGCGTGGCGACCGGCGACATGGGCATCACCCGTGACGGCGAGAAAGGCCCGAACTACCAGCCGGGCATGGAACTGCGCGCGAAATACACGCTGTTCGCGGAAGGCTGCCGTGGCTCCCTCACCAAGCAGGTGATGGAACACTACAACCTGCGCAAAGGCGTCGATCCGCAGACCTACGGACTTGGCATCAAGGAAGTGTGGGAAATCCCCGCCGAGAACCACCGTCCCGGTCTGGTCGTGCACAGCTTCGGCTGGCCACTCGATGACAAGACCTATGGCGGCGCATGGCTCTACCATTTTGGCGAGAACCTTGTCTCCTATGGCTTCGTCACGGGTCTCGATTATGAGAATACGTGGCTATCGCCGTTCGACGAGATGCAGCGCACGAAGTTGCATCCGGTCTTCCGCAAGCATTTCGAAGGTGGCCGACGTCTGATCTATGGCGCACGCGCCCTGTCCGAAGGCGGTCTCCAGTCGATCCCGCGCCTCACCTTCCCCGGTGGCGCGCTGCTTGGCGATTCGGCTGGTTTCCTTAACACGCCAAAAATCAAGGGCACGCATACGGCGATGAAGTCCGGCATGCTGGCCGCAGAAGCCGTTATCGACGCGATGAAGGCCGACCGGGTTGAACCAGCCGCCTATACGAGCCTTGTCCGTCAGTCCTGGCTGTATGACGAGCTGAAATCCGCCCGCAATGTCCGTCCGGCCTTCGCCCGCTGGGGCTCCAAGCTGGGCGCGCTTTATGCCGGGTTCGACGCCATGGTTCTGCGCGGCAAAGCCCCGTGGACCCTGCATTTCAAACATGCGGATAACGAGACGCTGAAGCCTGCCTCTCTCTGCACGCCGATCGCCTATCCGAAGCCGGACAACAAGATCACCTTCGACAAGCTTTCCTCGGTGTTTCTGTCGAACACCAACCATGAGGAAGACCAGCCGGTTCACCTCAAGGTCCGCAACATGGGCTTGTGGAAGACGGTGAACTGGGACGTGTTCCGCTCACCTGAAAGCCGTTACTGCCCGGCGGCGGTCTATGAAGCGGTGGATACGGATACTGAAGCGCGGCTGGTGATCAACTCCCAGAATTGTGTCCACTGCAAGACCTGCGACATCAAGGACCCGACGCAGAATATCGACTGGTGCACACCAGAAGGAGCCGGTGGTCCGAATTACCCTGCGGGTATGTGA
- a CDS encoding multidrug effflux MFS transporter: MSGKMSVETMQASQRLPFYLVALLGLITALGPLSTDMYLPAFPILDQELGGGPGSAQFTLATWFIGLAVGQFSCGPLSDRFGRRGPLIAGLALYTLASIGCAMTSDYRLFCLFRFFAALGGSGGAVIPRAMIRDIATGRAGAHIMTQLTLVFGVMPILAPSIGGIILEIATWRWMFWVAALYGVAAIAGVWFVLPETLPLARRLRLPVSTILTRYAMIVREPHFFLNALIASASTFVMFAYLGGAPVVFEHLMGFSPRNFAIFFGVNAAIFILCTQISGRLVHRVRLETLMQFGIGWCAFAGVMNVLLTTTHIITAQTPVFVVMMIMFMTGSLGFIGANATVLAFHHHGAHAGSASALLGTMQFSIGAVSGLMMGYMPTDSIIPTACLMAIGPAMMVIANIFRVFRCAET; encoded by the coding sequence ATGTCAGGCAAGATGTCAGTAGAGACGATGCAGGCCAGTCAGCGTCTGCCCTTTTACCTTGTGGCTCTGCTGGGACTGATTACAGCGCTCGGCCCCCTGTCCACCGACATGTACCTTCCCGCCTTTCCGATTCTGGATCAGGAACTGGGGGGCGGTCCCGGCTCGGCGCAGTTCACTCTTGCGACATGGTTCATCGGACTGGCGGTGGGGCAGTTCTCCTGCGGTCCGTTGTCAGACCGTTTCGGCCGCCGCGGTCCATTGATCGCGGGGCTCGCACTCTACACGCTGGCCTCGATCGGCTGTGCGATGACGTCCGACTACCGGCTGTTCTGCCTGTTCCGCTTTTTCGCCGCCCTCGGCGGTTCTGGCGGAGCCGTCATCCCCCGCGCCATGATCCGCGATATCGCAACTGGCAGAGCCGGGGCGCATATCATGACCCAGCTGACCCTCGTCTTTGGCGTCATGCCGATCCTGGCCCCTTCCATCGGCGGGATTATTCTGGAAATCGCGACATGGCGCTGGATGTTCTGGGTGGCGGCGCTTTACGGTGTGGCGGCCATTGCGGGCGTCTGGTTTGTATTGCCGGAGACCCTGCCCCTCGCACGCCGTCTGCGCCTGCCCGTCAGCACGATTCTCACGCGCTATGCGATGATTGTCCGAGAGCCGCACTTCTTTCTGAACGCGCTTATCGCCAGCGCCTCGACCTTTGTGATGTTCGCCTATCTCGGCGGCGCGCCCGTGGTGTTCGAGCACCTGATGGGATTTTCTCCACGTAACTTCGCCATTTTCTTCGGCGTCAACGCCGCCATCTTTATCCTCTGCACCCAGATCAGCGGCAGGCTGGTGCATCGCGTGCGCCTTGAAACGCTCATGCAGTTCGGCATTGGCTGGTGCGCCTTCGCCGGGGTCATGAACGTGCTGCTGACCACAACACATATCATCACGGCCCAGACACCCGTCTTCGTCGTCATGATGATCATGTTCATGACCGGCTCGCTCGGGTTTATTGGCGCGAACGCAACAGTGCTCGCTTTCCATCATCACGGCGCTCATGCGGGAAGCGCCTCCGCACTGCTGGGCACGATGCAGTTCAGCATCGGCGCCGTCAGCGGCCTGATGATGGGCTACATGCCGACGGATTCGATCATCCCGACGGCCTGCTTGATGGCAATCGGTCCGGCCATGATGGTGATCGCCAACATCTTCCGCGTTTTCCGCTGCGCCGAAACCTGA